Proteins encoded in a region of the Photobacterium profundum SS9 genome:
- a CDS encoding MbcA/ParS/Xre antitoxin family protein, whose amino-acid sequence MNTTPATHQQALPNTGNAVLPVVFNILDKWSCTQAQQMAVLGLTSRSTLNKYRSHPESAKVSKDLLERMSYILNIHKCLRIIFTAEESVYNWVQKPNTHPFFAGRSAMDVMMQGKVIDLYQVASRLNAWRGGKS is encoded by the coding sequence ATGAATACAACACCAGCGACTCACCAACAAGCTCTACCCAATACTGGAAATGCAGTACTGCCAGTTGTTTTCAATATTTTGGATAAATGGTCTTGTACACAAGCTCAGCAGATGGCTGTACTTGGTTTAACCAGCCGTTCAACCTTGAATAAATACCGTAGCCACCCAGAGTCTGCAAAAGTATCGAAAGATTTGCTAGAACGTATGAGCTACATATTAAATATTCACAAATGCCTACGCATAATATTTACCGCGGAAGAAAGTGTTTATAACTGGGTACAGAAACCCAATACACATCCGTTCTTTGCTGGCCGAAGCGCAATGGATGTCATGATGCAAGGTAAAGTGATTGACCTTTACCAGGTAGCTTCACGCTTAAATGCTTGGCGTGGTGGGAAATCTTAA
- a CDS encoding DUF2987 domain-containing protein: MKLTHWLLAGLFATGSVYAQDAAAQNIEMRYSTLYGKLKQNVKEGHDDVRVALYLINQANGEVCKIQKGSMRKDEHYEELVIPSSNELAVPVDKNLRSANPYVTFVIDDGITCDVSMQVIANKTYDNAISQAELANLVPQMNNMMGDLGGMFSKWFMPEVKGVVVHFATPSLNPITLSNGKTLTVSDQTLVLKLADLTEGENVQLPENPIKVTPWIPQDS, from the coding sequence ATGAAGTTAACTCATTGGCTATTAGCAGGTCTGTTTGCAACAGGATCTGTTTATGCTCAAGATGCAGCTGCACAAAATATTGAAATGCGTTATAGCACGCTTTACGGCAAGCTAAAGCAAAATGTAAAAGAAGGGCATGACGACGTACGTGTTGCACTGTATCTGATTAATCAGGCTAATGGTGAAGTCTGTAAGATTCAAAAAGGTTCAATGCGTAAAGATGAGCACTATGAAGAATTGGTAATTCCAAGTAGTAATGAACTCGCAGTTCCTGTCGATAAGAACTTACGGTCGGCAAACCCATATGTCACTTTCGTGATTGATGATGGTATTACGTGTGATGTCTCTATGCAGGTTATTGCAAATAAGACTTACGATAATGCTATCAGCCAAGCTGAACTTGCCAATCTTGTTCCTCAAATGAATAACATGATGGGTGACTTAGGCGGCATGTTCTCGAAGTGGTTTATGCCTGAAGTGAAAGGAGTGGTTGTACACTTTGCAACACCATCATTAAACCCTATTACATTAAGTAATGGCAAAACATTAACCGTAAGCGATCAAACGCTTGTGCTTAAGCTTGCTGATTTAACTGAAGGTGAAAATGTTCAGCTTCCAGAAAACCCAATTAAAGTGACACCGTGGATTCCACAAGATAGTTGA
- a CDS encoding extracellular solute-binding protein — protein sequence MKKWSSLMTSGICAAAMFTNVAMAADEELYFYNWSEYIPSEVLEQFTKETGIKVIYSTYESNETMYAKLKTFGEGYDLIVPSTYYVSKMHSEGMLQKIDKTKLPHFKDLDPNFLNKPFDPNNDFSIPYIWGATGIGVNTDMMDKSEVSGWADLWDPKWEGQLMMMDDSREFFHIALRKLGYSANTTNPEEIKAAYEELKKLMPNVLVFNSDYPANPYMAGETSLGMLWNGSAYMARLEGAPIDIVWPKEGAIFWMDSLAIPEKAKNTEAAHKMIDFLLRPENAAKIAVEIGYPTPVASAKKLLPAEFVNDQNIFPPQDVLDAGEWQDNVGTANTLYEEYYQKLKAGQ from the coding sequence ATGAAAAAATGGTCCTCTTTAATGACCAGCGGCATCTGTGCTGCTGCAATGTTTACTAATGTAGCGATGGCAGCAGATGAAGAACTGTATTTCTACAATTGGTCTGAGTATATTCCGTCGGAAGTGCTAGAACAGTTTACGAAAGAAACTGGCATTAAAGTTATTTATTCGACTTACGAATCAAATGAAACCATGTACGCTAAACTTAAAACCTTTGGCGAAGGTTATGACCTAATCGTACCATCAACGTATTATGTATCTAAGATGCATTCTGAAGGTATGCTACAAAAAATTGATAAAACGAAGTTGCCACATTTTAAAGATCTTGATCCTAATTTCTTGAACAAGCCTTTTGATCCTAATAATGACTTCTCTATTCCATACATTTGGGGCGCAACAGGTATTGGTGTTAACACCGATATGATGGATAAGTCTGAAGTCAGCGGTTGGGCTGATCTTTGGGATCCTAAATGGGAAGGTCAATTAATGATGATGGATGACTCACGTGAGTTCTTCCACATTGCCCTTCGTAAATTAGGCTATTCAGCTAACACGACTAACCCTGAAGAAATTAAAGCTGCATACGAAGAATTGAAAAAACTGATGCCAAACGTATTAGTATTCAACTCTGACTACCCTGCAAACCCATACATGGCAGGTGAAACATCACTGGGTATGTTATGGAATGGCTCTGCATACATGGCGCGTCTAGAAGGTGCTCCAATTGATATTGTATGGCCGAAAGAAGGTGCTATTTTCTGGATGGATAGTTTAGCTATTCCGGAAAAAGCGAAAAATACAGAAGCTGCTCATAAGATGATCGACTTCTTACTTCGCCCAGAAAACGCAGCAAAAATTGCCGTCGAGATAGGCTACCCGACACCAGTCGCATCAGCTAAAAAGTTATTACCAGCTGAATTTGTAAATGATCAAAATATCTTCCCACCACAAGACGTACTTGATGCGGGTGAATGGCAAGATAATGTTGGCACAGCAAATACACTTTATGAAGAATATTACCAAAAGCTAAAAGCAGGTCAGTAA
- the tnpA gene encoding IS200/IS605-like element ISPpr13 family transposase: MDYRYGSHTVFKIQYHFVFVTKYRYQVLTGDVGLKARELIRQTCHAFEIDILKGVISKDHVHLLVSAPPNMAPSEIMRRIKGRTSAKLFESYPDLKKKYWGRHFWARGYFCVTSGELTEEMIKEYLDHHFEPKAEDNFRTEG; encoded by the coding sequence ATGGATTATAGATATGGAAGTCATACAGTCTTCAAAATTCAGTACCATTTCGTTTTTGTAACGAAGTATCGTTATCAAGTTTTGACTGGTGATGTTGGCTTGAAAGCTCGAGAGCTAATCAGGCAAACATGTCATGCTTTTGAGATTGATATTTTGAAGGGGGTAATCAGTAAAGATCATGTTCACTTGTTAGTTTCTGCACCACCCAATATGGCACCTAGCGAAATAATGCGAAGGATTAAAGGCCGTACATCGGCTAAGTTATTCGAGAGTTATCCTGATTTAAAGAAGAAATACTGGGGACGTCATTTTTGGGCTAGAGGCTACTTTTGTGTGACATCTGGTGAGCTAACGGAAGAAATGATAAAGGAATACCTTGATCATCACTTTGAGCCCAAGGCTGAAGATAACTTCAGGACAGAAGGCTAA
- a CDS encoding extracellular solute-binding protein encodes MKKWSALFTGAACAAAMFTTTANAANKELVFMNWGPYISTELREQFTKETGIKVIYSTYESNETMYAKLKTHPQGYDLVVPSTYFVAKMRDEGMLQKIDKSKLTNFDELDENYLNKPFDPNNDYSMPHVVAMTGLAVNTDMYDPADFDSWADLWDPKFKGQLMLMDDTREVFHIALRKLGYSGNTTDPKQIDEAKEELKKLMPNVLVFNSDNPAAPYLAGEVGLGMLWNGSAAAAQKEGLPIKLIWPKEGGIFWVDSLAIAKNAQNVEAAHRMIDFLLRPEIAAKISEETGYLTAVKASNAKYKDDPTLFPPQEDLDRGEWQDSVGNMNIRYENYFLELKASQ; translated from the coding sequence ATGAAAAAATGGTCTGCTTTATTTACTGGTGCTGCATGTGCAGCCGCTATGTTTACTACAACAGCAAACGCAGCAAATAAGGAATTAGTCTTTATGAACTGGGGGCCGTATATTTCTACGGAACTTCGAGAACAGTTCACGAAAGAAACTGGTATTAAAGTCATTTATTCGACTTACGAATCGAATGAAACAATGTACGCTAAGTTAAAAACACACCCACAAGGTTACGACTTGGTTGTACCTTCAACATATTTCGTTGCAAAGATGCGTGACGAAGGTATGTTGCAGAAAATTGATAAATCAAAGCTGACCAATTTTGATGAATTAGATGAAAACTATCTAAATAAGCCTTTTGACCCAAACAATGATTACTCTATGCCGCATGTGGTCGCAATGACAGGCTTAGCCGTAAATACCGATATGTATGATCCTGCCGATTTTGATAGCTGGGCTGACTTATGGGACCCAAAATTTAAAGGTCAATTAATGCTAATGGATGACACACGCGAAGTCTTCCATATCGCATTACGCAAACTGGGCTATTCTGGTAACACGACAGATCCGAAGCAAATTGATGAAGCAAAAGAAGAGCTGAAAAAGCTGATGCCCAATGTCTTAGTCTTTAATTCAGATAACCCTGCTGCACCCTATTTAGCTGGTGAAGTTGGCTTAGGTATGCTTTGGAATGGCTCTGCCGCTGCTGCACAGAAAGAAGGTTTACCTATTAAGTTAATTTGGCCAAAAGAAGGCGGTATTTTTTGGGTTGATAGTTTAGCAATAGCTAAAAATGCACAAAATGTTGAAGCAGCTCATAGAATGATCGACTTTTTACTTCGCCCAGAGATTGCTGCGAAAATCTCTGAAGAAACCGGTTATTTAACCGCGGTTAAAGCATCTAACGCAAAATACAAAGACGACCCTACTCTTTTCCCACCGCAAGAAGATTTAGACCGTGGTGAGTGGCAAGATTCGGTTGGCAATATGAACATCCGTTATGAAAATTACTTTCTTGAACTAAAAGCTAGCCAATAA
- a CDS encoding cation transporter yields the protein MIHKLQSIERQSLTVGVVANLVMALSGWATFYLSGSEALLLDGNFSFIMFLSSIAALKVAEIKTRRSHTFPFGLFITEALYSLVKGLLIGGVLLAAIIGNVSKIVQYINGAELPPLKTGPILIYSIAMVIICFGLSLFYHYQNKQVGNKSSMLSIDKSASLIDGFMSAGTGAALVIIGYVNADGGWGFLLYIGDAIMVLILACLMIKQPVSIVRNAFIEMAGGQLQNQQDYQRIESTISDSLTAQTLKQEDLFISKTESSYLVVISFSAEQLTSIDSEALLTTKNGINQQLSKTYPHIDVEFVLA from the coding sequence ATGATCCACAAACTACAATCTATCGAGCGGCAATCATTGACTGTTGGTGTTGTTGCAAATCTTGTAATGGCGCTATCTGGCTGGGCGACTTTTTACCTATCAGGGTCTGAAGCCTTATTACTCGACGGTAACTTTTCGTTCATTATGTTCTTGTCATCTATCGCTGCACTGAAAGTGGCTGAGATAAAAACGCGGCGCTCTCACACTTTCCCTTTTGGCTTATTTATCACAGAAGCCTTATATTCTTTGGTTAAAGGTTTATTGATTGGCGGCGTACTACTGGCTGCGATCATCGGTAATGTGTCCAAAATCGTCCAGTACATTAATGGCGCAGAATTACCGCCTCTCAAGACTGGTCCTATTCTGATCTATTCCATTGCGATGGTTATCATCTGTTTTGGCTTATCCTTGTTTTATCATTATCAAAACAAACAGGTAGGCAATAAAAGCAGCATGCTCAGTATCGACAAAAGTGCGTCGCTCATCGATGGGTTCATGTCGGCTGGTACTGGTGCCGCTTTGGTTATTATCGGTTACGTGAATGCTGATGGTGGGTGGGGGTTTCTTCTATATATTGGTGATGCCATCATGGTTCTAATTTTGGCGTGCCTCATGATAAAACAACCAGTTTCTATTGTCAGAAATGCCTTTATCGAAATGGCAGGCGGACAGTTACAAAATCAACAAGATTATCAGCGCATTGAAAGTACCATCAGTGACTCACTCACTGCACAAACACTTAAGCAAGAAGACTTGTTCATCAGCAAGACAGAGAGTAGCTACTTGGTCGTGATCAGCTTTTCGGCTGAGCAACTCACATCTATTGATAGTGAAGCTTTACTGACAACAAAAAACGGAATTAATCAGCAGCTTAGTAAGACGTATCCGCATATTGATGTTGAGTTTGTTCTAGCATAA
- the pepT gene encoding peptidase T codes for MDNLVERFLRYVSFETQSNSSVTQCPSTSGQIVLAEQLKNELIELELVDVELDENGYVMARLPSNVEHDVPAIGLIAHMDTAPDASGKDVVPQIVENYQGGDIALGIGDEVLSPIQYPDLRKLLGHNIITTDGTTLLGADNKAGIAEIITAIAHLKANPDIKHGDICIGFTPDEEIGRGANLFNVEKFGAKWAYTIDGGPVGELEFENFNATSADVICHGVNVHPGTAKNKMINSMNIAAQFQLMMPTEETPECTEHYEGFYHLKSMEPSVAKTELGYIIRDFDRKGLEQRKVFMQSKVDELNSSLTKGRVELILTDCYFNMREMVEPHQHIIELAKEAMIACDVKPDIKPIRGGTDGARLSFMGLPCPNIFTGGYNFHGIHEFITIEGMEQAVRVIVKLAEKTSEKYQ; via the coding sequence ATGGATAATTTAGTTGAGCGTTTTCTACGTTATGTAAGCTTTGAAACTCAATCTAACTCCTCAGTTACCCAATGCCCAAGTACCAGTGGTCAGATTGTACTTGCAGAGCAATTAAAGAATGAGCTTATCGAGCTAGAATTGGTTGATGTTGAGCTTGATGAGAACGGTTACGTGATGGCACGCTTGCCGTCAAATGTAGAGCATGATGTGCCAGCGATTGGTCTTATCGCGCATATGGACACAGCGCCAGATGCTTCAGGTAAAGATGTAGTACCACAAATTGTTGAAAATTATCAAGGTGGTGATATTGCATTAGGTATAGGCGACGAAGTGCTTTCGCCGATTCAATATCCTGATCTTAGAAAGTTGCTTGGTCACAATATTATTACCACTGATGGTACAACATTACTGGGTGCTGATAATAAAGCAGGTATTGCAGAGATTATTACAGCTATTGCGCACCTTAAAGCCAACCCAGACATTAAACATGGCGATATCTGTATCGGCTTTACACCAGATGAAGAGATTGGTCGTGGTGCAAACTTGTTTAATGTTGAAAAGTTTGGTGCGAAATGGGCTTACACCATTGATGGTGGCCCTGTTGGTGAACTAGAGTTTGAAAACTTCAATGCCACGTCGGCTGATGTTATTTGTCATGGTGTGAATGTTCACCCTGGTACGGCAAAAAATAAAATGATTAACTCGATGAACATTGCTGCTCAATTCCAGTTAATGATGCCAACAGAAGAAACACCAGAATGTACCGAGCACTATGAAGGATTTTACCATTTAAAATCAATGGAGCCTTCTGTTGCAAAAACTGAACTCGGCTACATTATCCGTGATTTTGATCGCAAAGGGCTCGAGCAGCGTAAAGTCTTTATGCAAAGTAAAGTCGATGAGCTAAACAGTTCATTAACGAAAGGGCGTGTTGAGCTTATTCTTACCGATTGTTATTTCAACATGCGAGAAATGGTAGAGCCACACCAACATATTATTGAATTGGCGAAAGAAGCCATGATTGCATGTGATGTAAAGCCTGATATCAAACCTATTCGTGGTGGTACAGACGGAGCTCGCTTGTCGTTTATGGGCTTACCTTGTCCTAATATTTTCACTGGCGGCTATAACTTCCATGGTATTCATGAATTCATTACGATTGAAGGCATGGAACAGGCTGTACGTGTTATCGTTAAATTAGCTGAGAAAACATCAGAGAAGTACCAGTAA
- a CDS encoding membrane protein — MFMKDAMNKSFHVGGSVEKALKGDVELQAVAVLQEAWKITARNILTFLPAVIGLFLAQIALLLLGLQVQLGNPAIFFDAVITGKELTQEIVQAGYMANFWSDVLSAPLYVGASLMALNHAVGLPSKPGHLIKGFPFTLVSIITMLLISSLQGIGNAIFPIIGLLLSMGFSMAIILVCEKRIAPIKAIKISLQATFKKFMPMTAIFLVVLIMFFVSFATAGIGLLWTIPFFFNVKAIIYRNMFGITLQVTSAQTKKNTQENNVQTDHVQAENEQQQPTSVLDNETETTDSAPTPNKDHADDENDNHQQGSGNTPQSDDTEKGGKVFNA, encoded by the coding sequence ATGTTTATGAAAGACGCGATGAATAAAAGTTTCCATGTTGGCGGGTCGGTTGAAAAAGCGTTAAAGGGAGATGTAGAACTGCAGGCTGTTGCAGTTTTACAAGAAGCGTGGAAGATAACTGCTCGCAACATTCTCACATTTCTACCTGCTGTGATCGGGTTGTTTTTGGCGCAAATCGCGTTATTGCTGCTTGGTCTGCAAGTTCAGCTCGGTAATCCGGCAATATTTTTCGATGCCGTGATAACAGGAAAAGAACTGACACAAGAGATCGTTCAAGCTGGCTACATGGCTAACTTTTGGTCTGATGTGTTGAGTGCACCATTGTATGTAGGCGCAAGTTTAATGGCGCTTAATCATGCTGTTGGTTTACCTTCTAAACCTGGACACTTGATCAAAGGTTTTCCGTTTACGCTTGTTTCTATCATTACTATGCTACTGATATCCTCTCTTCAGGGTATTGGTAATGCGATATTCCCAATCATCGGCTTGTTGCTGTCTATGGGCTTTAGCATGGCAATTATACTTGTTTGTGAAAAACGCATTGCGCCAATTAAAGCGATTAAAATTTCATTGCAAGCAACATTCAAAAAGTTCATGCCAATGACGGCTATTTTCCTCGTTGTTTTGATTATGTTTTTTGTTTCTTTCGCAACCGCAGGCATTGGTCTTCTTTGGACGATTCCATTTTTCTTTAATGTGAAAGCAATTATATATCGCAATATGTTTGGCATTACCTTGCAGGTAACATCAGCTCAAACGAAGAAAAATACACAAGAAAATAATGTTCAGACTGATCATGTTCAAGCAGAAAATGAACAGCAACAACCGACGTCTGTCCTAGACAATGAAACTGAAACAACAGACTCTGCACCGACGCCAAATAAAGACCACGCTGATGATGAAAATGATAACCACCAGCAAGGTAGTGGAAATACGCCACAAAGCGATGACACAGAAAAAGGCGGTAAGGTATTTAACGCATAA
- a CDS encoding glucosaminidase domain-containing protein: MNKNKVVIAALMSALMVGCGDTPNSDESVNVASLSKPNFSAMTDVNEKKTAFFAYLMPSVEQENKRVTKERDFLLRIKAELDAGKSPDSEEIDHARRLSKMYSVSFTGDGVTDTWLSHMLLRVDVLPKELVLSQAANESAWGTSRFATEGNNYFGQWCYRKGCGLVPLARNEGSTHEVAVFESAYRSVNAYFMNVNRNSAYAELRELRAAQRRAGKPIEGTKLAEGLIRYSERGNAYVTEIQAMIKHNNKYWSQG; the protein is encoded by the coding sequence ATGAATAAAAACAAGGTTGTTATTGCAGCGTTAATGTCTGCACTTATGGTGGGGTGTGGTGATACACCAAATTCTGATGAAAGTGTAAATGTTGCGTCACTTTCAAAACCTAATTTTTCTGCAATGACAGATGTGAATGAAAAAAAAACGGCTTTCTTTGCGTATTTAATGCCATCTGTTGAACAAGAAAATAAACGAGTGACGAAAGAAAGGGATTTCTTATTAAGAATAAAAGCAGAGCTTGATGCGGGCAAGTCGCCAGATAGTGAAGAAATAGATCATGCTAGGCGTCTAAGTAAAATGTATAGCGTTTCTTTCACTGGTGACGGTGTAACTGATACTTGGTTGTCTCATATGCTACTTCGAGTTGATGTTTTACCTAAAGAGTTAGTATTAAGCCAAGCTGCAAATGAATCCGCTTGGGGTACATCACGCTTTGCCACTGAAGGGAATAATTATTTCGGTCAGTGGTGTTATCGTAAAGGCTGTGGACTAGTACCGTTAGCAAGAAATGAAGGCTCTACACACGAAGTCGCTGTATTTGAATCAGCCTATCGTTCTGTTAATGCTTACTTTATGAATGTGAATCGTAATAGTGCTTATGCTGAACTTCGTGAATTACGTGCCGCTCAACGTCGCGCAGGTAAGCCGATTGAAGGGACAAAGCTTGCTGAAGGGCTAATTCGTTATTCAGAACGTGGTAACGCTTACGTCACTGAAATTCAAGCCATGATTAAACATAACAATAAATATTGGAGCCAAGGATAA
- the potC gene encoding spermidine/putrescine ABC transporter permease PotC, with protein sequence MGRTFKFGFMTLVYAFLYTPILILIVNSFNASKFGMKWGGFTTKWYEQLLNNDSLIQAAWHSITIAVFSATAAAIIGSLTAVALFRYQFRGKKFVNGMLFVVMMSPDIVMAISLLALFLIMGAQLGFLTLLLSHITFCLPFVVVTVYSRLKGFDVKMLEAARDLGASEWVILKQIILPLAKPAVAAGWLLSFTLSLDDVIVSSFVTGPSYEILPLKIYSMVKVGISPEVNALATIMLIVSLFLVVCSQLLARDKIK encoded by the coding sequence ATGGGACGTACCTTTAAATTTGGCTTTATGACGTTGGTGTACGCTTTCTTATATACACCTATTTTGATTTTAATTGTGAACTCATTTAATGCCAGTAAATTTGGGATGAAATGGGGCGGTTTTACAACCAAATGGTACGAACAATTACTTAATAACGATAGCTTAATTCAAGCAGCATGGCACTCAATCACGATAGCGGTATTCTCTGCCACTGCTGCCGCTATTATTGGTAGTTTGACGGCAGTAGCACTATTTCGTTATCAGTTCCGAGGTAAGAAATTCGTCAATGGCATGTTGTTTGTTGTAATGATGTCGCCTGACATTGTTATGGCTATTTCGCTATTAGCGTTGTTCTTAATTATGGGTGCTCAGTTGGGTTTCTTAACCCTACTTCTTTCGCACATTACATTCTGTCTGCCTTTTGTGGTCGTTACAGTATATAGCCGTCTTAAAGGCTTTGATGTGAAGATGTTAGAAGCTGCGCGCGATCTCGGTGCGAGTGAATGGGTGATTTTAAAGCAAATCATTCTACCATTAGCAAAACCGGCTGTTGCAGCGGGTTGGTTGTTAAGCTTCACCCTATCGCTCGATGACGTTATCGTTAGTTCGTTTGTAACTGGCCCAAGTTATGAAATTCTACCATTGAAGATTTATTCAATGGTTAAAGTCGGCATTTCGCCGGAAGTAAATGCATTGGCGACGATAATGTTGATTGTATCTCTCTTCCTTGTTGTGTGTTCGCAACTCTTGGCAAGAGATAAGATCAAATAG
- the potA gene encoding spermidine/putrescine ABC transporter ATP-binding protein PotA has product MNASTTSKKPVIQLKGLNKSFDGKQIIAGLDLNVNDGEFLTILGPSGCGKTTVLRLIAGFENSDAGQVIIANKDVTQVPAEQRHVNTVFQSYALFPHMTVFENVAFGLRMQKVSESEIEPRVMDALRMVQLDKFAPRKPHQLSGGQQQRVAIARAVVNKPKVLLLDESLSALDYKLRKQMQLELKQLQRKLGITFIFVTHDQEEALSMSDRIIVMRDGNIEQDGSPREIYEEPTNLFVARFIGEINVFDATVKERLDEKRIMAEVEGRTAQIHCELAVKTGDKLKVLLRPEDIRLEEINNDEHAKGIIGYVRERTYKGMTLDSVIELESGMSVMVSEFFNEDDPDVDHSLNQKVAVTWVESWEVVLADEQEA; this is encoded by the coding sequence TTGAACGCTTCAACAACATCTAAGAAACCAGTCATTCAGCTTAAAGGGTTAAACAAGAGCTTCGATGGTAAGCAAATTATTGCTGGTTTGGATCTAAATGTTAATGATGGTGAATTTTTAACCATCTTAGGTCCATCAGGTTGTGGTAAAACCACAGTACTTCGTCTTATTGCTGGTTTTGAAAACTCTGACGCTGGTCAGGTTATTATTGCCAATAAGGATGTTACTCAGGTTCCAGCTGAACAACGCCATGTCAATACGGTGTTTCAAAGCTATGCACTGTTCCCCCATATGACAGTATTTGAGAATGTTGCGTTTGGTTTACGCATGCAAAAAGTAAGCGAGAGTGAAATAGAGCCTCGTGTTATGGATGCATTGCGCATGGTACAGCTTGATAAGTTTGCACCTCGTAAGCCTCATCAGTTGTCTGGTGGACAGCAACAGCGAGTTGCAATAGCGCGTGCCGTTGTAAACAAACCAAAAGTATTATTATTAGATGAATCACTCTCTGCTCTTGATTACAAATTACGTAAACAAATGCAGCTCGAGCTAAAACAACTGCAAAGAAAATTAGGCATTACGTTTATTTTCGTTACGCACGATCAAGAAGAAGCATTGTCGATGTCTGATCGTATTATTGTTATGCGTGACGGTAATATTGAACAAGATGGCTCTCCACGTGAAATATATGAAGAACCCACTAACTTGTTTGTTGCGCGCTTCATTGGTGAAATCAACGTTTTTGATGCTACCGTAAAAGAACGTTTAGACGAAAAACGTATTATGGCAGAGGTTGAAGGTCGTACAGCACAGATTCACTGTGAGCTTGCAGTCAAAACCGGCGACAAACTGAAAGTACTGCTACGCCCTGAAGATATTCGCCTTGAAGAGATCAACAACGATGAACATGCTAAAGGTATTATCGGTTACGTGCGTGAACGTACCTATAAAGGGATGACACTCGATTCAGTCATAGAATTAGAATCAGGCATGTCAGTAATGGTAAGTGAGTTCTTTAACGAAGATGATCCAGACGTTGACCACTCACTCAATCAAAAAGTTGCTGTAACTTGGGTAGAAAGCTGGGAAGTGGTATTAGCTGATGAACAAGAAGCTTAA
- the potB gene encoding spermidine/putrescine ABC transporter permease PotB: MNKKLNLQNIIIAIIVSWLVLFVFVPNLMIIGTSFLTRDDANLIEMTFTFNNYIRLFDPLYAKVMWHSFYMAITATILCLLIGYPFAYAITKMPEKWRPFMLFLVIVPFWTNSLIRTYGLKIMLGTRGILNNTLLYLDIIDKPIRIMYTEYAVMIGLVYILLPFMVLPLYSAIEKLDNTYIEAARDLGASKFQTFIKVIFPLTMPGIIAGCLLVLLPALGMFYVSDLLGGAKNLLIGNVIKSQVLNARDWPFGSATSIALTASMAIMLYAYYRAGKLLNRKVELE; encoded by the coding sequence ATGAACAAGAAGCTTAATCTACAAAACATCATCATAGCAATTATCGTCAGTTGGCTGGTTTTATTTGTTTTCGTGCCAAACTTGATGATCATCGGAACCAGTTTTCTGACCCGTGATGATGCAAATCTTATTGAAATGACCTTTACGTTTAATAACTACATAAGGTTGTTTGATCCGTTGTATGCAAAAGTTATGTGGCATTCGTTCTACATGGCAATTACAGCAACGATCTTATGTTTACTTATTGGATACCCGTTTGCGTACGCCATTACAAAGATGCCCGAAAAGTGGCGTCCGTTTATGCTGTTTTTGGTTATCGTGCCTTTTTGGACTAACTCATTAATCCGTACCTATGGTTTGAAAATCATGCTTGGTACGCGGGGCATTCTTAATAATACCCTGCTCTATTTAGATATTATTGATAAGCCAATACGTATCATGTACACAGAATATGCCGTCATGATTGGTCTCGTTTATATTCTTTTGCCGTTTATGGTGTTGCCATTATATTCAGCCATTGAAAAACTTGATAATACGTATATTGAAGCTGCCCGTGATTTGGGCGCATCAAAATTCCAAACGTTTATTAAAGTGATATTCCCATTAACAATGCCGGGTATTATTGCCGGTTGTTTGCTTGTTTTATTACCTGCATTAGGCATGTTCTATGTATCTGACCTATTAGGTGGTGCAAAGAACCTACTAATAGGTAATGTGATTAAGAGCCAAGTATTGAATGCTCGGGATTGGCCATTTGGTTCTGCAACCAGTATTGCATTGACGGCGTCAATGGCAATTATGCTTTATGCCTATTATCGTGCTGGTAAATTGCTGAACCGTAAAGTGGAGCTGGAATAA